The Plectropomus leopardus isolate mb chromosome 7, YSFRI_Pleo_2.0, whole genome shotgun sequence genome window below encodes:
- the LOC121945288 gene encoding zinc finger and SCAN domain-containing protein 12-like yields the protein MQSLRAFLSERLTAAAEEIFGAVERTIAEYKEEICRSKDLEISRLKMQLKLLKSEPPLDRSLPAQMQQLTHHPPPPEQQQHRSVPAVEPAEPQHCEEEEEEEGSSLEQEHPEPSQVKKEQQLKSHRDFWMAQDAEQLESLESDIKDFISSPSSLKGNLQDHGLPFHPYHNNHSEESRDKPYCCSVCEKRFSNCSHLAAHIRTHTGERPYRCDICRKTFITTSALNRHQTIHTEGKHFVCVYCGKSFKWMESLGRHIRSVHKRDESVPDSHTNVQ from the exons ATGCAGTCACTGAGAGCGTTTCTCAGCGAGAGACTGACAGCAGCGGCGGAGGAGATATTTGGAGCTGTGGAGAGGACAATAGCCGAGTACAAAGAGGAGATTTGTCGCTCAAAAGATTTGGAAATCAGTCGGCTGAAGATGCAGCTGAAGCTTCTCAAGTCAG aGCCTCCGTTGGATAGAAGCCTACCAGCCCAGATGCAGCAGCTCACCCATCACCCTCCTCCccctgagcagcagcagcatcggTCAGTCCCTGCTGTGGAGCCTGCTGAGCCCCAGcactgtgaggaggaggaggaggaggagggcagcaGCCTGGAGCAGGAGCATCCAGAGCCCTCTCAGGTGaagaaggagcagcagctgaagagCCACAGGGACTTCTGGATGGCTCAAGATGCAGAGCAGCTGGAAAGCCTTGAATCAGACATTAAGGACTTCATCTCATCTCCTTCCAGTCTTAAGGGCAACCTGCAGGACCACGGCTTACCCTTCCACCCTTACCACAACAACCACAGCGAGGAGAGCAGAGACAAACCctactgctgctctgtgtgcgAGAAGCGCTTCAGTAACTGCTCCCACCTCGCTGCTCAcatcaggacacacacaggagagaggccTTACAGATGTGACATATGCAGGAAGACTTTTATCACAACGAGCGCTCTGAACAGGCACCAGACGATCCACACTGAGGGGAAACACTTTGTGTGCGTTTACTGTGGCAAATCCTTCAAGTGGATGGAGTCGCTCGGCAGGCACATCAGAAGTGTGCACAAGAGAGATGAGAGTGTCCCTGACTCTCACACTAATGTCCAATAG